One Triticum dicoccoides isolate Atlit2015 ecotype Zavitan chromosome 5B, WEW_v2.0, whole genome shotgun sequence genomic window carries:
- the LOC119311617 gene encoding uncharacterized protein LOC119311617, protein MMESMTSIAPSVGSTTTMGLEDDANDFSMVQTRFGINDEDRYSTPKRTSSLPACGSTYEPECDDSLQPSIGMRFDSWEAGLAFYRMYAHEVGFSVHIWTQHK, encoded by the exons ATGATGGAGTCAATGACTAGTATTGCTCCAAGTGTCGGGTCAACTACAACGATGGGACTTGAAGATGATGCCAACGATTTTTCCATG GTCCAAACGAGATTTGGCATAAATGATGAAGATCGTTACAGCACACCGAAAAGAACCAGTAGCCTACCCGCGTGT GGGTCAACTTACGAGCCAGAGTGTGATGACAGCCTACAACCCTCAATTGGAATGCGATTTGATAGCTGGGAGGCAGGTTTGGCATTCTATAGAATGTATGCTCATGAGGTTGGCTTCTCTGTACATATATGGACACAACACAAATGA